In Candidatus Lernaella stagnicola, one genomic interval encodes:
- a CDS encoding SDR family oxidoreductase, with protein sequence MPRILITGGAGFIGSHLCDYYVAKGYEVIAIDNLLTGNVANIAHITAENFSFIKHDVTNYIFIDGPIDLILHFASPASPIDYLELPIQTLKVGALGTHKALGLAKEKGARFLLASTSEVYGDPLVHPQQESYWGNVNPIGPRGVYDEAKRFAEALTMAYHRTHGVETRIVRIFNTYGPRMRLMDGRVVPTFIGQALQGQPLTIFGDGHQTRSFCYVSDLVDGIDRLLMSEETDPVNLGNPHEMTILQFAELICELTSSKGDFVYRDLPADDPKVRQPDISRAKRILEWEPVVPLAEGLQKTIDHFKNVIYKD encoded by the coding sequence ATGCCAAGGATTCTGATCACCGGCGGTGCCGGTTTCATTGGATCGCACTTGTGTGATTACTACGTCGCCAAGGGCTACGAGGTGATCGCGATAGACAACCTGCTGACGGGTAATGTGGCCAACATTGCGCACATCACGGCGGAGAACTTTTCGTTTATCAAGCACGATGTGACCAATTACATTTTCATCGACGGCCCGATCGATCTCATTCTCCACTTCGCGAGCCCCGCCAGCCCCATCGACTACCTGGAATTGCCGATTCAGACCTTGAAAGTCGGCGCGTTGGGTACGCACAAGGCGCTTGGCTTGGCCAAGGAGAAGGGCGCCCGTTTTCTGTTGGCGTCGACTTCCGAGGTATACGGCGATCCCTTGGTGCATCCGCAGCAGGAGAGCTACTGGGGTAACGTCAATCCCATCGGCCCGCGCGGCGTGTACGACGAGGCGAAACGCTTTGCGGAGGCCCTGACGATGGCCTATCACCGCACGCACGGCGTGGAGACACGCATTGTGCGCATATTCAACACCTACGGTCCGCGCATGCGTTTGATGGACGGGCGCGTCGTGCCGACCTTTATCGGCCAAGCGCTGCAAGGGCAGCCGCTGACGATCTTCGGCGACGGTCACCAAACCCGCAGTTTCTGCTACGTATCGGACCTCGTAGACGGCATCGACCGCTTGTTGATGAGCGAGGAGACCGACCCGGTCAACTTGGGCAACCCACACGAGATGACGATCCTCCAATTCGCCGAGTTGATCTGCGAACTAACTAGTTCCAAAGGTGACTTCGTCTATCGCGACCTACCGGCGGACGATCCGAAGGTGCGGCAACCGGATATTTCCAGGGCCAAACGGATTCTCGAGTGGGAGCCGGTTGTGCCGTTGGCTGAAGGGCTCCAGAAAACAATCGATCACTTTAAGAACGTGATTTACAAGGATTAA
- the galE gene encoding UDP-glucose 4-epimerase GalE, translating to MTVLVAGGAGYIGSVTAAELLDAGYEVVVYDNLDRGHRAAVPPGAEFIEAELGDSDTLTRVLRDYEVETIMHFAAHSLVPESMAYPELYYENNVVVGKRILDAMMRAGVNFIIFSSTCATFGEPNEVPIHEQIAQNPTSPYGETKLAFEKMLQWYHRVHGLNYSILRYFNAAGAAHGLGEDHDPETHLIPIVLQVALDQRKHISIFGEDYPTPDGTCVRDYIHIVDLARAHILAMQKKSEEATHFNLGNGTGYSVKEVIEVARGITGHPIPAVTAPRRPGDPPALIGAADKIKRELGWEPRFPDLESIIASAWAWHQAHPRGYKK from the coding sequence ATGACCGTACTCGTGGCCGGCGGCGCCGGTTACATCGGCAGCGTCACGGCGGCGGAATTGTTGGATGCGGGTTACGAAGTCGTCGTGTACGACAATCTCGACCGCGGTCACCGCGCCGCGGTACCGCCGGGCGCCGAGTTTATCGAAGCCGAACTCGGCGACTCGGATACCTTGACCCGCGTCCTGCGCGACTACGAAGTGGAAACGATCATGCACTTCGCGGCACACAGTCTCGTGCCCGAAAGCATGGCCTACCCGGAGTTGTACTACGAAAACAACGTGGTCGTCGGGAAGCGCATTCTTGACGCCATGATGCGCGCCGGAGTCAACTTCATCATTTTTTCAAGCACGTGTGCGACCTTCGGCGAACCGAACGAGGTTCCGATACACGAGCAGATCGCGCAAAACCCCACCAGTCCCTACGGCGAGACCAAGCTGGCATTTGAAAAGATGTTGCAGTGGTATCACCGCGTTCACGGCCTCAACTACAGTATCCTGCGCTATTTCAACGCCGCAGGCGCGGCCCACGGCCTAGGCGAGGACCACGATCCGGAAACCCACTTGATTCCGATCGTGCTGCAAGTCGCGCTCGACCAGCGGAAGCATATCTCCATTTTCGGCGAAGACTACCCGACACCCGACGGCACGTGCGTTCGCGATTACATCCATATCGTCGATCTGGCGCGCGCCCATATTTTGGCCATGCAGAAAAAGAGCGAAGAGGCGACGCATTTCAATTTGGGAAACGGCACCGGATACAGCGTCAAGGAAGTCATCGAAGTCGCCCGCGGCATTACGGGCCATCCGATTCCGGCTGTGACGGCGCCCCGGCGGCCCGGCGATCCCCCCGCGTTGATCGGCGCGGCGGACAAAATCAAAAGGGAACTGGGCTGGGAGCCGCGGTTCCCGGATTTGGAATCGATCATCGCGTCCGCCTGGGCGTGGCACCAAGCCCATCCGCGGGGTTACAAGAAATAG
- the efp gene encoding elongation factor P, with product MATLYNANNIRAGHIIEYEGEPYKVMNAKHITPGKGQAVMQIKMRNIMTGVQRENRFRATEQVKRIVLDTQTMEYLYEDGDMAHFMNNETFEQMAMPLEDVAEQLKFLLPNATVDMQLHNSRVIGVELPKIVELRVEECAPYIKGATVTNQTKPAVLETGLEVQVPGFIEPGQVLRIDTETGQYVERARD from the coding sequence ATGGCAACGCTCTACAATGCGAACAACATTCGGGCCGGACACATCATCGAATACGAAGGCGAACCATACAAAGTGATGAACGCCAAGCACATCACGCCGGGCAAAGGGCAAGCCGTGATGCAGATCAAAATGCGCAACATCATGACCGGCGTTCAGCGCGAGAATCGTTTCCGCGCCACCGAACAGGTCAAACGCATCGTGCTCGACACGCAAACCATGGAGTATCTCTACGAAGACGGCGACATGGCGCATTTTATGAACAACGAAACCTTCGAACAAATGGCCATGCCGCTTGAGGATGTCGCCGAACAACTCAAATTCTTGTTGCCCAATGCGACGGTCGACATGCAACTCCACAACAGCCGCGTGATCGGTGTCGAACTGCCGAAAATCGTCGAGCTACGCGTCGAGGAATGCGCGCCGTACATCAAGGGCGCCACGGTCACCAACCAGACCAAACCAGCCGTCCTGGAAACCGGCCTCGAAGTCCAGGTGCCGGGATTCATCGAACCCGGCCAAGTCCTGCGTATCGACACCGAAACGGGCCAGTACGTCGAGCGTGCCCGGGACTAA
- the dacB gene encoding D-alanyl-D-alanine carboxypeptidase/D-alanyl-D-alanine-endopeptidase, with product MTWSQRRGAYAVFALILLLVVVCFGVHAAETDPTPAASPTPTADTPEMTPAEEEVPAGPTLSADQRKRIKRLLSNPILKNAKLTIQIKHLKTGKVLFEHNPNRLCIPASTNKLVTGAAAYNLLGPEYRFKTRVKADRLPDRHGVVKGNLYVVGSGDPALTMEQVWKLVHGMEIAGVKKVTGDLVGDDTFHDAVRFYPEWGRQTYRAYHAPLGALSVNFNTVAFSVRGGGEVGAPAKTTFDPHPDDLKVRGSIATVDGMVNKTYLSFNQGTAHISGEIGRTARPGPTYHAIRDPLPFALGTIRAMMKSVGIEVAGVNRAGSIGRKGYVICEHEGPEISEIVRHLYRYSNNFTAEQLLRTIGAVEQGVPGSREKGAAAVTAWLKQNGLYQEGEVVFDGSGLARENLQSAHSMVNLLAWMANNPRLFPEYLSAQPIAGVNGTLRYRFKKSPLRERVRAKTGLLNGVVSLAGYCYDARNDQYAFAVLINNFAPTAGVRGPQRLTEKILEAAME from the coding sequence ATGACTTGGTCGCAGCGTCGCGGAGCGTATGCCGTATTCGCCCTGATCCTACTACTCGTCGTCGTTTGCTTCGGTGTACATGCGGCGGAAACCGATCCCACACCGGCCGCTTCGCCGACGCCTACGGCGGACACGCCGGAAATGACGCCCGCCGAGGAAGAAGTGCCCGCGGGCCCCACGCTCTCCGCCGATCAGCGAAAGAGAATCAAACGGCTCCTAAGCAACCCGATTCTGAAAAACGCCAAGCTGACGATTCAAATCAAGCACCTGAAAACCGGCAAAGTGCTTTTTGAACACAACCCGAACCGACTCTGCATCCCGGCCAGCACCAACAAATTGGTTACCGGCGCGGCTGCCTATAATTTGTTGGGGCCTGAGTATCGTTTCAAAACCCGCGTGAAGGCCGACCGGCTGCCGGACCGCCACGGTGTCGTGAAGGGCAACCTGTACGTCGTGGGCAGCGGCGACCCGGCCTTGACGATGGAACAAGTCTGGAAACTCGTGCATGGGATGGAAATCGCCGGCGTAAAAAAGGTGACCGGCGATCTGGTGGGCGACGACACCTTCCACGACGCGGTGCGCTTCTATCCCGAGTGGGGCCGGCAAACGTACCGCGCCTACCATGCGCCGTTGGGCGCGCTATCGGTGAATTTCAACACGGTCGCGTTTTCCGTGCGAGGTGGTGGCGAAGTGGGCGCGCCGGCGAAAACGACGTTTGACCCTCATCCCGACGATCTGAAGGTGCGGGGCAGTATCGCCACGGTGGATGGGATGGTGAACAAAACCTACCTGTCGTTCAACCAGGGCACGGCGCACATCAGCGGTGAAATTGGCAGGACGGCCCGGCCGGGCCCGACCTATCACGCGATCCGCGATCCCTTGCCCTTCGCGCTGGGCACGATCCGCGCCATGATGAAAAGCGTCGGCATCGAGGTCGCGGGCGTCAATCGGGCCGGTTCCATCGGCCGCAAAGGCTACGTGATTTGCGAGCACGAGGGGCCGGAGATTTCTGAGATTGTCCGGCACCTTTACCGCTATTCCAACAATTTCACCGCCGAGCAATTGCTGCGCACGATCGGGGCGGTGGAACAAGGCGTGCCGGGCTCGCGGGAAAAGGGTGCCGCGGCGGTGACGGCCTGGCTCAAGCAAAATGGCCTGTACCAAGAGGGCGAAGTCGTTTTCGACGGTTCCGGCCTGGCCCGTGAAAACCTACAGAGCGCGCACAGCATGGTGAATCTGCTGGCCTGGATGGCCAACAATCCGCGTCTCTTTCCCGAGTATCTGAGCGCGCAGCCGATCGCCGGCGTAAACGGCACCCTGCGGTATCGCTTCAAGAAATCGCCTTTGCGGGAGCGGGTTCGCGCGAAAACCGGATTGCTTAACGGTGTCGTGTCGCTGGCCGGCTATTGCTACGACGCGCGGAACGACCAGTACGCCTTCGCCGTGTTGATCAACAACTTCGCGCCCACGGCGGGCGTTCGCGGACCGCAGCGGCTAACCGAAAAAATTCTCGAAGCGGCCATGGAATGA
- a CDS encoding shikimate dehydrogenase, with the protein MNALPQSESRTFFGVIGRDVSQSKSPAVHNAGFAALELPYTFIAVSTDSPEAVVAEARAKGWGGLAVTMPYKEIALRLADVTMTVDRELGAINTLVFQEQGILGVNTDVSGIFAALDERNVTLTNKAVVVIGAGGAARAAVGAAVRSRAKNVAILARRRDRAEHFREQFAYAGIPMSACGIDDPEAPGIVMSGECVFQTTPVGGGEWIDQTPVPAQWMGPRVVLLDVVYQPLPTPLMKAAEAAGGTAIGGDRMFLHQACDQFRLWTNKEPPFDVMERAFYEEGRK; encoded by the coding sequence ATGAACGCACTACCCCAAAGCGAGTCCCGTACGTTCTTCGGCGTCATCGGGCGCGACGTCTCGCAGTCGAAAAGCCCCGCCGTCCATAACGCGGGATTCGCGGCTCTCGAATTGCCGTACACTTTTATCGCCGTCTCGACCGACTCCCCGGAGGCCGTCGTCGCCGAAGCCAGGGCGAAGGGTTGGGGCGGCCTCGCCGTAACGATGCCCTACAAAGAAATCGCGCTGCGCCTCGCCGACGTGACGATGACCGTCGACCGCGAATTGGGCGCGATCAACACGCTGGTGTTTCAAGAACAAGGCATTCTTGGCGTCAACACCGATGTCAGCGGCATTTTTGCGGCCTTGGACGAACGTAACGTGACTCTCACCAACAAAGCTGTCGTCGTGATCGGCGCCGGCGGGGCGGCTAGGGCTGCGGTGGGTGCCGCGGTGCGCAGCCGGGCGAAAAACGTGGCGATCCTCGCCCGCCGTCGCGATCGTGCCGAGCATTTCCGTGAGCAATTCGCCTACGCCGGCATCCCGATGTCCGCCTGCGGAATAGACGATCCGGAAGCGCCCGGCATCGTCATGTCCGGCGAATGCGTGTTTCAAACCACGCCGGTCGGCGGTGGGGAATGGATCGACCAAACGCCCGTGCCCGCGCAATGGATGGGACCGCGCGTCGTGTTGCTCGACGTGGTGTACCAACCGTTGCCCACGCCGCTGATGAAGGCGGCGGAGGCCGCTGGGGGCACGGCCATCGGCGGCGACCGCATGTTTCTGCATCAGGCGTGCGACCAGTTCCGTTTGTGGACGAATAAGGAACCGCCATTCGACGTAATGGAGCGGGCGTTCTACGAAGAAGGAAGAAAATGA
- a CDS encoding shikimate kinase, with amino-acid sequence MIFALIGPRGGGKTTVGKRLANLTGWPYLATDDEVVETAGKTVTEIVESGGWPAFRELEKQALQTCLSRFASIVEPGKGGFLDTGGGIILDEENRAVLQRETQIIYLHASPRVMAKRVAESDDRPALTEGGDPIEEIKDVFAKRDPLYVALADLELDTETLGIEAIVTVLMNWVTARCGVCEF; translated from the coding sequence ATGATTTTCGCGCTTATCGGACCAAGAGGCGGCGGCAAGACGACCGTCGGCAAACGTTTGGCGAATCTCACCGGGTGGCCCTACTTGGCCACCGACGATGAGGTCGTCGAGACGGCGGGTAAAACCGTCACGGAAATTGTGGAAAGCGGCGGTTGGCCCGCATTCCGCGAACTGGAAAAACAAGCTTTGCAGACCTGCCTGTCGCGTTTCGCAAGCATTGTCGAGCCGGGTAAGGGCGGTTTTCTCGACACCGGCGGCGGCATCATTTTGGACGAGGAAAATCGCGCCGTGCTGCAACGCGAAACGCAGATCATCTACCTGCATGCCTCGCCCCGGGTGATGGCGAAACGTGTGGCGGAATCGGACGACCGGCCCGCGTTGACCGAGGGCGGCGACCCGATTGAGGAAATCAAGGACGTCTTCGCCAAACGCGACCCGCTTTACGTGGCGCTGGCCGACCTCGAACTCGACACCGAAACCTTGGGCATCGAGGCGATCGTGACGGTTCTGATGAACTGGGTGACGGCGCGGTGCGGGGTTTGCGAATTCTAA
- a CDS encoding dihydroorotate dehydrogenase gives MSEPDLRVDLGRGLLLKTPVMAASGTYGYGVEYEDLTDLAAVGAIVVKGLSPEPRRGNPTPRIVETPCGLLNSIGLENPGVERFLEHKYKRLVEHGATIIANVYGESEDDYLRVVERLSSPEAEHVLGLELNVSCPNVKAGGVVFGTDADVLGRLVQRVRQATDKHLMVKLTPNVTDIVSLAKVAAEAGADSLSAINTLLGIAVDLQTRGAMLGNVTGGLSGPAIKPVALRMAWQVAQAVDVPVVGIGGIATGEDALEYVLVGCHAVQVGTANFVDPRSPIRIAAEMALWLKTEGLPNLAALRGTFRATP, from the coding sequence ATGAGTGAACCCGATCTACGAGTCGACTTAGGGCGCGGCCTGCTGCTGAAGACTCCCGTGATGGCCGCCTCGGGTACGTACGGTTACGGCGTCGAGTACGAAGACCTCACTGATCTGGCGGCGGTCGGCGCCATCGTGGTCAAGGGGTTGTCGCCGGAGCCTCGCCGCGGCAATCCGACACCCCGCATTGTCGAAACGCCGTGCGGCCTGCTCAACTCCATCGGCCTGGAGAATCCGGGCGTCGAGCGTTTTCTGGAACACAAATACAAACGCCTCGTGGAGCATGGCGCGACGATTATCGCCAACGTGTACGGAGAATCCGAAGACGACTACCTGCGTGTTGTCGAGCGCCTTTCCAGCCCGGAGGCGGAACACGTTCTGGGCCTCGAACTCAACGTAAGCTGCCCGAACGTCAAAGCGGGCGGCGTCGTTTTCGGAACCGACGCCGACGTTCTCGGCCGACTCGTGCAACGCGTTCGGCAAGCGACCGACAAGCACCTCATGGTGAAGCTGACGCCGAACGTCACCGATATCGTATCGCTCGCGAAAGTCGCCGCGGAGGCCGGGGCGGATTCCCTGTCGGCGATCAACACGCTGCTGGGTATCGCCGTGGACCTGCAGACGCGCGGCGCGATGCTCGGCAACGTGACCGGCGGCCTCAGCGGACCGGCGATCAAACCCGTCGCGCTGCGCATGGCGTGGCAAGTGGCGCAAGCCGTTGACGTGCCGGTCGTCGGCATCGGCGGCATCGCCACCGGCGAAGACGCGTTGGAATATGTGTTGGTGGGTTGTCACGCTGTGCAGGTCGGCACGGCGAATTTCGTCGATCCTCGTTCGCCCATTCGCATCGCCGCCGAGATGGCGCTCTGGCTGAAAACCGAAGGCCTACCGAACCTCGCCGCACTGCGCGGCACGTTTCGCGCAACGCCTTAG
- a CDS encoding dihydroorotate dehydrogenase electron transfer subunit — protein sequence MTAKFLQDVPVTANERLNESHFRLSFRFPELAQTARPGQFITLTRRLDDFRRLRRPFSLHRVTDDGIVQILVKIVGESTAALGNIKAGDTVNVLGPLGDGAFVVDPTRPRVLIVGGGIGIAPFLFLLDEITPRKDFAPEAFFGGRTATDLPALADFEAGDVPLLTATEDGSLGHRGLVTEVFSPRLTSLPAAECQVLACGPPAMLKAVAEQAAAAGVPCQVSLENMMACGVGSCRGCVVQVVENAADEGIPYLRVCHEGPVFEASQLVWSDLA from the coding sequence GTGACGGCCAAGTTCCTGCAGGACGTGCCGGTTACCGCCAACGAACGGCTGAATGAAAGCCACTTTCGCCTGTCCTTCCGTTTTCCAGAACTTGCGCAAACCGCCCGCCCCGGACAATTCATTACCCTTACCCGCCGTCTGGATGACTTCCGCCGCCTCCGCCGGCCTTTTTCACTCCATCGCGTCACCGATGACGGCATCGTCCAAATCCTGGTGAAGATCGTCGGCGAGAGCACGGCTGCTCTGGGGAATATTAAAGCCGGCGATACCGTCAACGTTTTGGGGCCGTTGGGTGACGGCGCGTTTGTCGTAGACCCGACACGCCCGCGCGTATTGATCGTCGGCGGCGGCATCGGCATCGCCCCTTTCCTTTTCCTGCTCGACGAAATCACGCCGCGGAAGGATTTCGCCCCCGAGGCTTTCTTTGGCGGACGCACGGCTACGGACTTACCGGCGCTTGCGGATTTCGAAGCCGGCGACGTACCACTGCTGACGGCCACCGAGGATGGTTCGCTTGGTCACCGCGGCCTGGTTACCGAAGTATTTTCGCCGCGCCTGACCTCCCTACCCGCGGCCGAATGCCAAGTGCTCGCCTGCGGCCCACCGGCGATGCTAAAGGCCGTCGCCGAACAAGCGGCCGCCGCTGGAGTACCCTGCCAAGTAAGCTTGGAAAACATGATGGCCTGCGGCGTCGGGTCCTGTCGCGGCTGCGTCGTACAGGTTGTCGAGAACGCGGCGGACGAAGGCATTCCCTACCTGCGCGTCTGTCACGAGGGCCCGGTGTTTGAAGCCTCGCAATTGGTGTGGAGCGATCTGGCATGA
- the rimI gene encoding ribosomal protein S18-alanine N-acetyltransferase gives MTSIALQPPEISIDCAMPDDLEAIAHIDAEAFLTPWHIDSFHDALSRSYALFFAVRNGGELIGYSLAWLVADELHILKFAIDKSFRSCGLGRELLEATLRRAKAKDASIAWLEVRPSNREALAMYTRAGFKVAYRRRRYYSDTGEDAIILVFSLSEDAEET, from the coding sequence ATGACTAGCATTGCTCTCCAACCGCCGGAAATCAGCATCGATTGCGCGATGCCCGACGACTTGGAAGCAATCGCCCACATCGATGCCGAAGCGTTCCTGACCCCCTGGCACATCGACAGCTTTCACGACGCCCTCTCCCGCTCCTACGCACTGTTTTTCGCGGTGCGCAACGGCGGCGAACTGATCGGGTATTCCCTCGCGTGGTTGGTCGCCGACGAACTGCACATTTTAAAATTCGCCATCGATAAATCATTTCGCTCGTGCGGGCTCGGACGGGAATTGCTGGAAGCCACGCTGCGCCGCGCCAAGGCCAAGGACGCGTCGATCGCGTGGTTGGAAGTCCGGCCGTCCAATCGGGAGGCTCTGGCGATGTACACCCGCGCGGGTTTCAAAGTAGCGTATCGCCGCCGCCGGTACTATTCGGATACCGGCGAAGACGCCATTATTCTGGTTTTCTCGTTATCCGAAGACGCGGAGGAAACGTGA
- a CDS encoding FHA domain-containing protein: MKALVRVVDGQSTFRYPITGILQRIGRDPSCEIFLDGEEVSRRHAELTQTHEGIFIRDLESGNGTFLNAQRIAGLTPVQVGDRVGVGKHLLVLIEEKDSYMEATTAGDEDHARHLRLPAADFPPEVESATDDTTVIAQTQQLKADLGALTEEGKTRPRLVIATGPKRGSIVVLTSPEIEIGRSPEAHLVLPDNQVSAAHARVVSRKGAHYIYDNRSLNGVLVNGSKVRGVPLKSGDHIQLGETVMVYEDPAHPVPSRPVEVVAVKSDEAQSHRWWLWVAGGTVILAAAVAVALFWF, encoded by the coding sequence ATGAAAGCTCTCGTACGGGTGGTCGATGGACAAAGCACTTTCCGGTACCCGATCACCGGTATCCTGCAACGAATCGGCCGCGACCCATCCTGCGAGATTTTCCTCGACGGCGAGGAAGTCAGCCGACGCCATGCCGAGCTGACCCAAACCCACGAAGGGATATTCATCCGCGATCTGGAAAGCGGCAACGGAACCTTTCTCAATGCGCAGCGCATCGCCGGATTGACTCCCGTGCAAGTGGGCGACCGTGTGGGTGTCGGCAAGCATTTGCTCGTGCTCATCGAGGAAAAGGACAGCTATATGGAAGCCACCACCGCCGGCGACGAGGACCATGCCCGCCACCTGCGCCTGCCCGCCGCCGATTTCCCGCCCGAGGTGGAGTCTGCCACCGACGACACGACGGTGATCGCGCAAACTCAGCAACTCAAGGCCGATCTCGGCGCGCTGACCGAAGAGGGGAAAACGCGGCCGCGATTGGTGATCGCCACGGGCCCCAAACGTGGCAGCATCGTCGTGCTTACTTCGCCGGAAATCGAAATTGGTCGTAGCCCGGAGGCGCACCTGGTGCTGCCCGACAACCAGGTTTCGGCGGCGCACGCGCGGGTCGTCTCGCGCAAGGGCGCTCATTATATTTACGACAATCGCTCCTTGAACGGCGTGCTGGTCAACGGCAGCAAGGTCCGCGGTGTGCCGTTGAAAAGCGGTGACCACATACAACTCGGGGAAACGGTGATGGTGTACGAAGACCCGGCCCATCCGGTGCCGTCACGTCCCGTGGAAGTGGTGGCGGTGAAGAGTGATGAAGCGCAATCGCACCGCTGGTGGCTGTGGGTTGCCGGGGGCACCGTGATCCTCGCGGCTGCGGTTGCCGTGGCGTTGTTCTGGTTTTGA
- a CDS encoding glycosyltransferase family 4 protein has product MSSDATRVLFLTTSFPLYAEHWSGVFVYRQALAISKCGCSVTVLAPGAPGAATRETIGPLRIERFRYLPERAQQIAYGGGIPANLKNKPWLWLGVPAFGLSLIRAASRLARDHDLLHAHWSFAGALASLKQVRREKPLAVSFHGSDLARADGPYATFARRAARAANLVVVHSDDMHRRASEIGVPGAKILQLPHGVDAGEFTPRKSADGPFRLAAVGRLSSEKGFDLLLRAMSRIETDVEWRLEIAGEGPLRSELQSMTEALGLQKRVIWRGALRQSDVKKVLEDADLLLIPSYREGFNVVALESMAAATPILGTRVGALPDLVTEAETGWLVEPGDEEGLARAVERSLADRAACHRMGRLGRDRLQKHYSLVTVNEPLVAAYRGLLES; this is encoded by the coding sequence GTGAGCTCCGACGCCACGCGCGTCCTGTTTCTCACTACGAGTTTCCCGCTCTATGCGGAACATTGGTCGGGCGTGTTCGTATATCGCCAAGCCCTGGCAATTTCGAAATGCGGTTGCTCCGTCACAGTCCTGGCACCCGGCGCCCCGGGCGCGGCGACTCGCGAGACCATCGGCCCGCTGCGTATCGAACGCTTTCGCTATCTTCCCGAACGCGCGCAGCAAATCGCCTACGGCGGCGGCATCCCCGCCAACCTGAAAAACAAACCCTGGCTTTGGCTTGGCGTGCCCGCGTTTGGCCTGAGTTTGATACGGGCGGCATCGCGGCTGGCTCGCGATCACGACTTGCTGCACGCGCATTGGTCTTTCGCCGGGGCGCTCGCCTCCTTGAAGCAGGTGCGTCGCGAGAAGCCGCTGGCCGTCAGTTTCCACGGCAGCGATTTGGCCCGCGCCGACGGCCCTTACGCAACTTTCGCCCGCCGCGCCGCCCGCGCCGCGAACCTCGTGGTCGTGCATAGCGACGATATGCACCGGCGCGCTTCGGAAATCGGGGTCCCGGGGGCGAAAATCCTCCAACTGCCCCATGGCGTCGATGCCGGTGAGTTCACGCCGCGAAAATCAGCGGACGGTCCGTTTCGTCTCGCCGCCGTCGGACGCTTGAGTTCGGAGAAAGGCTTCGACTTGCTGCTGCGGGCGATGAGCCGAATCGAGACCGATGTCGAATGGCGCCTGGAGATCGCCGGCGAGGGGCCGCTGCGGTCCGAATTGCAGTCGATGACCGAGGCGCTCGGGCTCCAAAAACGCGTCATATGGCGCGGCGCTTTGCGACAATCGGACGTAAAGAAGGTCTTGGAGGACGCCGATTTGCTTCTTATCCCGTCCTATCGGGAAGGATTTAACGTCGTCGCGCTGGAAAGTATGGCCGCGGCGACACCGATTCTCGGCACTCGAGTCGGCGCTTTGCCCGATTTGGTGACCGAAGCAGAAACCGGTTGGCTGGTCGAACCCGGCGACGAGGAAGGCCTCGCGCGGGCCGTGGAGCGATCTCTTGCCGACCGCGCGGCGTGTCACCGCATGGGTCGCCTTGGGCGGGATCGACTCCAAAAGCACTACTCGCTTGTGACGGTGAACGAACCGCTCGTGGCCGCCTATCGGGGATTGTTGGAATCGTGA